CATTTATAAAAGACAAACGGACTGATCCGGCAGTGGTGGTGATGGATGAAAAAGGTACGAATGTCATCAGCCTTTTGTCCGGACATCTTGGAGGCGCGAATCAATTGACACTTGAAATTGCACGGATAACAGGGGCAAACCCTGTAATAACAACAGCAAGTGATGTGAATAATACCCTCGCAGTGGATTTATTTGCTCAAAGGCTAGGGTGTGGTATCGAAAACGATCAATTTCTTACTGCCGTGACTGCAGCTATCGTAAACGGCAAAAAAGTTGCATTTTACAGTGAGTATGATAATTTTTTTGATTTACCTGATAATGTTATTAGCGTTGATAGTATTACAGGGATAGATTCAACTTATGGAGGTGCGATTTTTCTCACCCATTATATTTTCGAAGACTATTCTATTCCAAGTGTTTACCTAAGACCTAAAAGTATAATTTTAGGAATTGGTTGCAGAAGGGGGATAACAAAGCAAAAAATAGCAGAAGCAGTAAAGGAATGTCTGGAGGATTTACATATCAGTAAAAAATGTATTCAACATATTGCAACTGTAGATGTAAAACAAGATGAACAAGGATTGGTCCGGTTTGCGCAAGAACTGCAAGTTCCTCTAAAAATAATTGCCAGAAAAGATATTCAGAAAATTGAACACCAGTTTGAATGTTCGCAGTTTGTGAAAGACACCATAGGGGTCGGCTGTGCAGCAGAACCGGCTGCAATATTGTCGGGAAAAAATGCAAGATTGATAGGAAGTAAGTATAAAAAAGATGGGGTAACAGTTGCGGTGGCAGCGGAGAGAGAATTGAGGGAGGTTTGTAAATGAAAGGCAAAATCTATGTAGTCGGCCTAGGTCCTGGAAGTTACGAACATATGACCTTCCGGGCGGTGCAGGCTATTGAGGAATCGGAAGTAATTGTGGGATATAAGACCTATATCAGTTTCATAGAAAATTTAATACAAGGTAAGGAAATAGAAAGCTCGGGTATGAGAAAAGAAGTTGACCGGTGCCGGTTTGCCCTGGAAAAGGCTCTGGAGGGTAAAACCGTTTCCCTTGTCAGCAGTGGAGACGCGGGTGTATATGGAATGGCAGGGATCATGCTTGAGGTGGTAAAAGAATCACAGCAGCCAATAGAGGTTGAAATTATTCCCGGTATTTCGGCTGTGAATGCAGCAGCCACCGTATTAGGTGCTCCCATTATGCATGACTTTGCTGTTATCAGTTTAAGCGATCTTTTAACACCGTGGGAACTTATTGAAAAGAGACTGGAGCATGCTTCGCAAGGAGATTTTATCATTGCTTTATATAACCCGAAAAGCCACGAGAGGACAGAACAAATTAAAAAAGCACGGGAGATTATGTTACAATATAAATCCCCGGCTACACCCGTAGGAATTGTAAAAAACGCCCGGAGGAACGGGCAGCAGGTACAGGTTACTAACCTTCAAGAAATGCTTAACTATGAGATTGACATGCTTTCATTGGTTATTATAGGGAATTCTGCCACTTATATTGACAATGGCAAAATGATCACCCCAAGAGGGTATCAATTATGATACTGGTATTGGCGGGAACGCAGGACGGAAGGGAAATAGCCTGCCAATTGGGGCTCCAGGGCTACGATGTGACAGTATCGGTTGCTTCGGAATATGGGGCTGCACTTGTACAGCAGGCTGAAAATGTTAAAGTTATTCAGGGAAAGTTACAGCTGGCGGATATGAAAAAATTTATTATGACGATGGGGATTTCTGTTGTTGTAGATGCTACCCATCCTTTTGCAAAAAACGTATCTGAAAATGCTATTCAAGCTTGCAGAGAAACGTCCATCCATTATTTAAGGTATGAAAGAGATAGTGCGAACGTGGAAGGATATTCAAACGTAGTCCTTGTAGATTCCTACCATGAGGCAGTTGAGAAAGTCAATGAAATGGACGGGATGGTATTTCTTACGACAGGCAGCAACAGCCTTGATATTTTCATAAATGGGATAAATGACAGGACAAGAATTGCAGCCCGTGTACTTCCCGGTGTACAGGTCATGAATAAATGTATCGGGCT
This genomic stretch from Petroclostridium xylanilyticum harbors:
- the cbiG gene encoding cobalt-precorrin 5A hydrolase; translation: MRTAVIALTLGGSKLAAKLAETTGAHLYLPEKFCSDKNKCYPIKSKLLELMETIFYQYDALVFIMAAGIVVRTIAPFIKDKRTDPAVVVMDEKGTNVISLLSGHLGGANQLTLEIARITGANPVITTASDVNNTLAVDLFAQRLGCGIENDQFLTAVTAAIVNGKKVAFYSEYDNFFDLPDNVISVDSITGIDSTYGGAIFLTHYIFEDYSIPSVYLRPKSIILGIGCRRGITKQKIAEAVKECLEDLHISKKCIQHIATVDVKQDEQGLVRFAQELQVPLKIIARKDIQKIEHQFECSQFVKDTIGVGCAAEPAAILSGKNARLIGSKYKKDGVTVAVAAERELREVCK
- the cobJ gene encoding precorrin-3B C(17)-methyltransferase; the protein is MKGKIYVVGLGPGSYEHMTFRAVQAIEESEVIVGYKTYISFIENLIQGKEIESSGMRKEVDRCRFALEKALEGKTVSLVSSGDAGVYGMAGIMLEVVKESQQPIEVEIIPGISAVNAAATVLGAPIMHDFAVISLSDLLTPWELIEKRLEHASQGDFIIALYNPKSHERTEQIKKAREIMLQYKSPATPVGIVKNARRNGQQVQVTNLQEMLNYEIDMLSLVIIGNSATYIDNGKMITPRGYQL
- a CDS encoding cobalt-precorrin-6A reductase, yielding MILVLAGTQDGREIACQLGLQGYDVTVSVASEYGAALVQQAENVKVIQGKLQLADMKKFIMTMGISVVVDATHPFAKNVSENAIQACRETSIHYLRYERDSANVEGYSNVVLVDSYHEAVEKVNEMDGMVFLTTGSNSLDIFINGINDRTRIAARVLPGVQVMNKCIGLGLQPSQIIAMQGPFSRELNREMFKHYNTAVVVTKESGNIGGIEDKILAARDIGIPIIVITRPGIDYPLVVGTFEQVLERIEQWEK